From one Phycodurus eques isolate BA_2022a chromosome 6, UOR_Pequ_1.1, whole genome shotgun sequence genomic stretch:
- the si:ch211-133l11.10 gene encoding rho-related GTP-binding protein RhoU, with product MLPGDVSSLKPRRVSLPVPPPSPPPSRRHFSLLLGMRRRRSGPAPERRVNCVLVGDGAVGKSSLVISYTTNGYPARYVPTAFDNFTAVVVVDGTPVRLQLCDMAGQKWGIGDGSINDELERLRPLCYRNADVFLLCYSVVRPTSFRNLTQCWVPEIRRHCPGAPLVLVGTQLDLREDVQVLIRLAQNQECPVGSEEGRQLAQQLGAAGFAECSALTQKNLKEAFDSAILASIQHMQDGSEGDVNGGDINGGGVWPQRRTLKTKTPDKIKKLSEAWWRKIRCLVGEQNCDQLTA from the exons ATGCTTCCCGGGGACGTGAGCAGCCTGAAGCCTCGTCGTGTGTCGCTGCCGGTGCCCCCGCCGAGCCCTCCGCCGAGCCGCCGCCACTTCTCGTTGCTCTTGGGCATGAGGCGGCGGCGTTCGGGCCCCGCACCGGAGCGGCGCGTCAACTGCGTCCTGGTGGGAGACGGTGCGGTGGGCAAGAGCAGCCTGGTTATCAGCTACACCACCAATGGGTACCCCGCCAGATACGTGCCCACCGCCTTCGACAACTTCACAG CCGTGGTGGTGGTGGACGGGACGCCGGTCAGACTGCAGCTGTGCGACATGGCAGGACAG AAATGGGGAATTGGTGATGGATCCATCAAT GATGAGCTGGAGCGTCTCCGGCCGCTCTGCTACCGAAACGCAGACGTCTTCCTGCTGTGCTACAGCGTGGTCCGACCCACTTCCTTCCGCAACTTGACCCAGTGCTGGGTGCCCGAGATCCGCCGGCACTGTCCTGGTGCGCCGCTCGTCCTGGTGGGCACCCAGCTGGACTTGCGCGAGGACGTCCAGGTGCTGATCCGTTTAGCTCAGAACCAGGAGTGCCCGGTGGGCTCGGAGGAGGGCCGGCAATTGGCGCAGCAGCTCGGTGCCGCTGGCTTCGCTGAGTGCTCCGCGTTGACGCAGAAGAACCTCAAGGAGGCCTTCGATTCGGCAATCTTGGCGAGCATCCAACATATGCAAGATGGAAGCGAAGGCGACGTTAACGGTGGTGACATCAACGGTGGTGGTGTATGGCCACAGAGACGAACACTAAAGACGAAGACTCCCGACAAGATCAAGAAGCTCTCGGAGGCCTGGTGGCGGAAGATCCGATGCCTGGTGGGGGAACAGAACTGTGATCAGCTGACTGCATGA